The Candidatus Desulfofervidus auxilii DNA segment TTTTTTAAGTATTGCTCTAACCAAAGGTGGGCATCTTTTTTGGTCTTTATTTTTTCTACAAGTTGTGCCTCTTCTATTTCTTTTAGTAATTCCCCAATTATGGGGCCTGGTTTTAAATTAAACCATTCCAGAATATCATTACCGGTGACTAAACGAGGCCTTTGCTTAAACTGAAGATATTGAGCCCTTATTTCCATAATCTTTTTAAAAAGAGTACAAAACTGCTGGTTATAATATGGGGTTTTTTCTGAACCTTGGGCAGCAAGATTATCAGCCATGGCCAATAGAAAAAGGCCTATGGTGTGGGGCTCTGCCTTTCTGATGAGTCTATATATGGCCCTGAGGGTGAGTTCTTCTTTTAAGTAAAGAGAAACCAAATGAAAGGGCCACATGTGTTGGAGAATGAAAAAGGTAATCAATTCAGCTTCTTTATGAGGGAAACGTAAGCGATTGGCAATAGAAGTAAAAAGAGACGCCCCTTTTTTATTATGTCCATAAAAGGTGATCCTTCCCTCTCCTTGGGCACGGCAGGAAGGTTTGCCTAAGTCATGGCAAAGAGCAGCCCATTTAAGGCAGAAGCGATGAAAAGGCTGTTTAACATAGCTAACTATGTCTTTTTTAAAATCAGACAATATTCCGGAAGGATAATTTATAAGTTTTTCTATTTCCTCAAAAGTAAGTAAAGAATGACTATACACATCCAGGTGATGATAACCATCCTGGGTAACCCCTCTTAATTTCTCTATCTCAGGCAAGATGGCCTTAAATATACCCAGATTTCCCATCTCCCTGACCTGGTTAATAGCCCTAGGGGTGA contains these protein-coding regions:
- a CDS encoding CCA tRNA nucleotidyltransferase translates to MHNYLKKTERLGNQIFSPEIQGYWEALKSVALAQETKEIYLVGGVLRDLLLDRPIQDFDIAVKGEARTIASLFAHKIKGHFVVLDEAWETYRVIKGKCIFDFNPFRGPDILSDLIERDFTVNTLALNIFYPKTVLDPFLGRLDIQKKLLRMVSHKVFWKDALRILRGLRLAAELDFKLEDETRRLMKRYAPWLKKIPAERIYQEIKRLFLTPRAINQVREMGNLGIFKAILPEIEKLRGVTQDGYHHLDVYSHSLLTFEEIEKLINYPSGILSDFKKDIVSYVKQPFHRFCLKWAALCHDLGKPSCRAQGEGRITFYGHNKKGASLFTSIANRLRFPHKEAELITFFILQHMWPFHLVSLYLKEELTLRAIYRLIRKAEPHTIGLFLLAMADNLAAQGSEKTPYYNQQFCTLFKKIMEIRAQYLQFKQRPRLVTGNDILEWFNLKPGPIIGELLKEIEEAQLVEKIKTKKDAHLWLEQYLKKQ